Proteins from a genomic interval of Zonotrichia leucophrys gambelii isolate GWCS_2022_RI chromosome 5, RI_Zleu_2.0, whole genome shotgun sequence:
- the LOC135448076 gene encoding formin-1-like, with the protein MTNLASIMEGTHTILLLHKPITELCYISFYHPKGEVTGFTYMGSGTLDRTGESFCGCYQVRERLDMALRERPYKDCGVIIFKQTTTKDLLNEMYKLTAEKENLLSSALSSDHIPDLKAGHQEEKRQDVSGVPKLKGGNYSILTHQQELLLDSTKRDNLNHKKMRKYRRKESSEEIRHRKEGKKLHEHLFLLSAQDMQRKNKMVSTRLSTRNYPSSFSPSSWLTVKGKDNLPVDYRIQPERWIEEGYFLKSNKAVKLDADLPSSSSKDINDVVAVDNGVCIPEVTKVQQRTTLVNSSHYSLSNKLGTLSKSAAAEVLKSSKYAEPVCKEKPGITVLAEVQDFDTCIKKATNSPAESLPDSHRENKTISPVLTRAHNEVISRSDVYSVDEAAGDSNNSVLQEKEEDGSGLQYKAERVHITDESCNLVGAVNKALLKVIRSDSLDEAAEWKRLQQITRVDKNLPGSPYEKRTTVSPGNSKHLFLNLPVNESPDIPQTSNNLKLEEKRLHSPPLAATAQPAAAPPDPPAANAEHRGRTHAQ; encoded by the exons ATGACTAATTTGGCAAGCATAATGGAAGGCACACATACCATCCTCCTGTTGCACAAACCCATTACAGAGCTTTGTTACATCAGCTTCTATCATCCAAAGGGGGAGGTCACAGGATTTACTTACATGGGCTCTGGAACTCTGGATAGAACTGGTGAGAGTTTCTGTGGCTGCTATCAAGTGAGGGAGAGGTTAGACATGGCCCTGAGAGAACGGCCATATAAAGACTGTGGAGTTATTATTTTCAAGCAAACTACCACAAAAGACCTTCTCAATGAAATGTACAAACTGActgctgaaaaggaaaacctgTTATCCAGTGCTTTGAGTTCTGATCATATTCCGGACCTTAAGGCAggacatcaggaggaaaagCGACAGGATGTTTCCGGAGTCCCGAAACTTAAAGGTGGTAATTACTCCATTCTTACACATCAGCAGGAGTTACTACTGGATTCTACAAAGAGAGACAATTTGAATCacaaaaaaatgaggaaatacagaaggaaagagagcTCTGAGGAGATCAGACATcgtaaagagggaaaaaagttaCACGAACATCTCTTTTTACTGAGTGCACAAGACATGCAACGGAAAAATAAGATGGTCTCCACAAGACTTTCTACCAGGAATTATCCcagctccttttctccctccagCTGGCTAACAGTAAAAGGTAAGGATAATTTACCAGTAGACTATAGAATACAACCAGAGAGGTGGATAGAAGAGGGATATTTTCTTAAGAGTAACAAAGCCGTGAAATTGGATGCTGACTTACCAAGTTCTAGCTCAAAAGACATCAATGATGTTGTTGCAGTGGATAATGGAGTATGCATTCCTGAAGTTACCAAGGTACAACAGAGGACCACTTTGGTGAATTCATCTCACTACAGCCTGTCTAACAAACTTGGGACATTAAGTaaatctgcagctgctgaagtcTTGAAAAGTAGCAAGTATGCTGAGCCAGTATGCAAGGAGAAACCAGGAATCACAGTTCTTGCTGAAGTCCAGGATTTTGACACTTGTATTAAAAAAGCTACCAACTCCCCTGCAGAGTCTTTGCCTGACTCTCACAGAGAGAACAAAACCATTTCTCCTGTTCTCACAAGAGCACATAACGAGGTTATATCAAGAAGTGATGTGTACTCTGTAGATGAAGCTGCTGGAGACTCTAATAACAgtgtgctgcaggaaaaggaggaagacgGCTCTGGTTTGCAGTACAAAGCAGAGAGAGTGCACATTACTGATGAGTCATGCAACCTTGTGGGAGCAGTTAATAAAGCTCTTCTGAAAGTTATCCGGAGCGACAGTTTAGATGAAGCTGCAGAATGGAAGAGACTGCAACAAATTACAAGAGTAGACAAAAACCTGCCAGGCTCACCGTATGAGAAAAGGACCACGGTATCCCCGGGAAACAGcaagcatttatttttgaaCTTGCCTGTAAATGAAAGCCCTGATATTCCTCAAACAAGTAATAATCTTaaactggaagagaaaaggCTGCATTCACCCCCATTAGCAGCA ACTGCCCAGCCCGCAGCTGCACCACCGGATCCTCCCGCTGCCAACGCAGAGCACCGAGGACGAACCCATGCTCAGTGA